cgaGGGATACATTGGATAGGCTTATCCTATagcaattaaattttaaatgaaattattcATAAATCAACAAGGTTATTTAATGTAACGTAAGTTGCAATTACTCCTCGTAATGAATCAAACAAGTTCgcagaagaaatttttatgttacGATGGCGATTAAACAAACATGTATCTAATGGGAATGTGTCATGTGTGACACGTATATACCAAAACACTCTTAAATTTGTTCTAGACtctgttttttaatacgACTTTAATGATATAATcttttcttataattttaaattttttgatttccTCATCGGTACAAAGCATTGTTCTACGTTAAAAGaagttaaaataaaagtaatttataatttattagttaaatgaaataaattctaaaccTCATTTATATGTGTAACCCTTGttgttgataaaaaaaattgatgcATCCTGTctaaagatttataatttaagttTGATaagcaaaaataattttcatttattatgTTTCAAAGATTGTTTTTTCCACTTAAACTCTACTTATAAAATACctttatgttttttgtaGATTTGATGTAGCAATACCAATGAGATAATGCAACATCAAttaatgaatattttttgttgtttaAATCCCACTTTTTCTTacttatttcttcttttaaatctttagtAATAAACTTATCGGAATATTTAGAATCATGTAATAGATCGCTAATCATTTCAATacaatgatttttataaaaatcaaacacGTCTTGACTAAATGTAATTACCAGTTTGCCATTCCTTTGATCCATTTTGGGAAGAAAATGCTCATCTGCTAGGTAATTAATAGCATTATCATGTTGAGAGAAAAACTCTTCAACGAATTCCTCGTTCTTCTTCAAAGCTTTTTTTACATCGGATGtgatatataatttaacgcttacttttttgtttttatcaTATAGATTCGCATTGTCAACCAAacaaaacaatataatGTGGGACTTTATGTCTAATTTACTTACATAATACAAAgcttttacaaaattagaaaaaagcGAACGACTAAGATGTTCTTCGGGGTTGTTTTT
The Vairimorpha necatrix chromosome 6, complete sequence DNA segment above includes these coding regions:
- a CDS encoding putative SP-containing protein — encoded protein: MIVNIKKITFVVVLLIFGLITWYSINPAKSSAKSSLQSDKISSLDIEDMFTVYKNVNKNNPEEHLSRSLFSNFVKALYYVSKLDIKSHIILFCLVDNANLYDKNKKVSVKLYITSDVKKALKKNEEFVEEFFSQHDNAINYLADEHFLPKMDQRNGKLVITFSQDVFDFYKNHCIEMISDLLHDSKYSDKFITKDLKEEISKKKWDLNNKKYSLIDVALSHWYCYIKSTKNIKVFYK